One stretch of Hevea brasiliensis isolate MT/VB/25A 57/8 chromosome 12, ASM3005281v1, whole genome shotgun sequence DNA includes these proteins:
- the LOC110658428 gene encoding UDP-rhamnose/UDP-galactose transporter 1 — MDSESKKSAVSDVGAWAMNVISSVGIIMANKQLMSSNGYAFCFATTLTGFHFAVTALVGLVSNATGLSVSKHVPMWELLWFSVVANMSITGMNFSLMLNSVGFYQISKLSMIPVVCILEWILHNKQYSREVKSSVLLVVIGVGVCTVTDVKVNAKGFICACIAVLSTSLQQITIGSLQKKYSIGSFELLSRTAPIQALSLLVVGPFVDYCLNGKFITTYKMSTGAILFVILSCSLAVFCNFSQYLCIGRFSAVSFQVLGHMKTVCVLTLGWLLFDSELTFKNIMGMIIAVAGMVVYSWAVEAEKSASAKAIPPMKNSLTEEEIRLLKEGVQSAPVKDVELGESKG, encoded by the exons ATGGACAGCGAAAGCAAGAAGTCGGCGGTATCGGATGTTGGAGCATGGGCAATGAACGTTATCAGTTCCGTTGGCATCATTATGGCCAATAAGCAGCTCATGTCCTCTAACGGTTATGCTTTCTGCTTTG CCACGACGTTAACGGGTTTCCACTTTGCGGTAACGGCGCTGGTGGGACTTGTGTCGAATGCCACTGGCTTATCCGTATCAAAGCATGTCCCAATGTGGGAGCTTCTCTGGTTCTCTGTTGTTGCCAATATGTCTATCACTGGCATGAACTTCAGCCTTATGCTTAACTCTGTCGGATTCTACCAA ATTTCTAAACTCAGCATGATTCCTGTGGTTTGCATATTGGAATGGATTCTTCATAACAAACAATACTCAAGGGAAGTCAAGTCATCTGTTTTGCTCGTAGTTATAGGTGTTGGCGTTTGCACTGTCACAGATGTCAAGGTTAATGCTAAAGGTTTTATATGTGCCTGTATAGCTGTTTTGTCTACGTCTTTGCAGCAAATT ACTATAGGTTCCTTACAGAAGAAGTATTCAATTGGATCATTTGAATTGTTAAGTAGAACAGCTCCAATTCAAGCCCTTTCTCTTCTTGTTGTTGGTCCATTTGTTGATTACTGCCTCAATGGAAAATTTATAACAACCTATAAGATGTCTACTGGTGCTATT CTATTTGTAATTCTTTCCTGTTCCTTAGCTGTATTCTGCAATTTTAGCCAGTACCTCTGCATTGGAAGATTCTCAGCAGTTTCCTTCCAGGTTTTAGGTCACATGAAAACAGTTTGTGTTCTCACACTGGGGTGGTTACTCTTTGATTCTGAGTTGACTTTCAAGAACATAATGGGGATGATTATTGCAGTAGCTGGCATGGTTGTTTATAGTTGGGCTGTAGAGGCTGAAAAGAGTGCAAGTGCCAAGGCCATACCCCCTATGAAGAACAGTCTGACGGAAGAGGAAATCAGACTTCTGAAGGAGGGAGTCCAAAGCGCTCCTGTGAAGGATGTTGAACTTGGTGAGTCTAAGGGATAG